Proteins found in one Pocillopora verrucosa isolate sample1 chromosome 12, ASM3666991v2, whole genome shotgun sequence genomic segment:
- the LOC131790125 gene encoding tetratricopeptide repeat protein 28-like codes for MATGRSSIKVPCENEDLPDKENAPNFDEDTLRATADVYRNEGNEAFKKGDFINAIHFYTKGIKMNCNEKELKAKLHNNRAIAHSKIGNHQDSLRDAEAAIELNPTFLKAIVRGATACIELKRFEEAITWCDKGLAIDKNNRILSSLRLQSVSEVGDKSMEEKDPISHDHGSASSGDVKKVIDLYNQGKEAIKYLNLYLKKDKEVGDKYGEGGAYGNLGNAYHSLGDFKKAIEYHNLHLKIAKEVGDKHGEGGAYGNLGNAYFSLGDFKKAIEYHNLHLKIAKEVGDKHGEGNAYGGLGNVYDRLGDFRKAIEFHNLHLKIAKEVGDKHGEGGAYGNLGNAYRRLGDFKKAIEYHKIYLKIAKEVGDKHGEGNAYGGLGNVYDRLGDFKKAIEFHNLHLKIAKEVGDKHGEGAAYGNLGNAYHRLGDFKKAIEYHNLDLTIANEVGDKHGEGAAYGNLGNAYHSLGDFKKAIEYHNLHLTIAKEVGDKHGEGNAYGNLGKAYRRLGDFKKAIEYHNLHLKIAKEVGDKHGEGAAYGNLGNAYRRLGDFKKAIEYHNLHLKIAKEVGDKHGEGNAYGSLGNAYDRLGDFKKAIEYHNLILKIAREVGDKHGEGNAYGNLGNAYLSLGDFKKAIEYHNLHLKIAKEVGDKHGEGGAYGNLGNAYHGLGDFRKAIEYHNLHLIIAKEVGDKSSEAMAYCSIGLVFELQGRLSKAVEHYQASINLFNSLRVLLISKDEWKVNFRNQHQVAYTGLWRVLVEQGNVDEALFVAEKGRAQALTDLMESSFCGGTSPHKGEDEDCAVLKNVPSNTVFQAVDQANVNLWVVSEGKQVQLRQSKLKGFVSENSGSSLSFESFMLGVYTQLGVRSNVRCENRSLDALREGRSKVDEKTKEAKPQPHIQQDGCLSTLYDIVMKPVADLIEGDELLIIPDGPLWIAPYAALKDGNSKYLCESFTIRVAPSLASLRLIADCPDDYHKSSDALLVGDPWVSEVTNSEGKKVFEQLQYAKKEVEMIGKILNIKPITGSQATKREVLKRLSSVSLVHFAAHGCMETGQIALTPDPDRISTVPTEEDYILTIGDVLNAQLRAKLVVLSCCHSGRGEIKAEGVVGIARAFMGAGARSIVASLWAIDDEATLEFMKHFYQQLAEGKPASESLNLAMKSLRESDKFCDIKHWAPFLLIGDDVTLDERKFEYEIT; via the exons atggctacaggaagaagttcaattaaagttccatgtgaaaatgaagacttacctgacaaagaaaatgcaccaAATTTTGACgaggacactttacgag ccacagctgatgtttatagaaatgagggtaatgaggccttcaagaaaggagatttcatcaatgctattcatttttacaccaaaggaattaaaatgaactgcaacgagaaagaactgaaggccaaactgcacaacaacagggctaTTGCACATTCTAAAattg gaaatcaccaggacTCACTgagggatgcagaagcagccattgagttaaatccaactttccttaaggcaattgtgagag gagccactGCTTGTAttgaattgaagagatttgaagaagcaatcacttggtgtgataagggactagct attgacaaaaacaataggatcttgtcgtcattaagacttcagtctgtcagtgaagtgggagataagtccatggaggaaaaagatcctattagtcatgaccacggtagtgcaagttcaggtgatgtcaagaaagtcatagaTCTCTATAATCAGGGAAAAGAAGCCATAAAGTACCTCAACCTATATCTTAAAAAGgataaagaagtaggagacaagtatggggagggtggtgcttatggcaatcttggcaatgcttatcacagtctgggtgatttcaaaaaagccatagagtaccacaacctacatcttaaaatagctaaagaagtaggagacaagcatggggagggtggtgcttatggcaatcttggcaatgcttattttagtctgggtgatttcaaaaaagccatagagtaccacaacctacatcttaaaatagctaaagaagtaggagacaagcatggggagggtaacgcttatggcgGTCTTGGCAATGTTTAtgaccgtctgggtgatttcagaAAAGCCATAGAGTttcacaacctacatcttaaaatagctaaagaagtaggagacaagcatggggagggtggtgcttatggcaatcttggcaatgcttatcgccgtctgggtgatttcaaaaaagccatagagtatcacaaaatatatcttaaaatcgctaaagaagtaggagacaagcatggggagggtaacgcttatggcgGTCTTGGCAATGTTTAtgaccgtctgggtgatttcaaaaaagccatagagtttcacaacctacatcttaaaatagctaaagaagtaggagacaagcatggggagggtgctgcttatggcaatcttggcaatgcttatcaccgtctgggtgatttcaaaaaagccatagagtaccacaacctagatcttacAATCGCTAAcgaagtaggagacaagcatggggagggtgctgcttatggcaatcttggcaatgcttatcacagtctgggtgatttcaaaaaagccatagagtaccacaacctacatcttacaatcgctaaagaagtaggagacaagcatggggagggtaacgcttatggcaatcttggcaaagcttatcgccgtctgggtgatttcaaaaaagccatagagtaccacaacctacatcttaaaatagctaaagaagtaggagacaagcatggggagggtgctgcttatggcaatcttggcaatgcttatcgccgtctgggtgatttcaaaaaagccatagagtaccacaacctacatcttaaaatcgctaaagaagtaggagacaagcatggggagggtaacgcttatggcagtcttggcaatgcttatgaccgtctaggtgatttcaaaaaagccatagagtaccacaacctaatTCTTAAAATCGCTagagaagtaggagacaagcatggggagggtaacgcttatggtaatcttggcaatgcttatcttagtctgggtgatttcaaaaaagccatagagtaccacaacctacatcttaaaatagctaaagaagtaggagacaagcatggggagggtggtgcttatggcaatcttggcaatgcttatcacggtctgggtgatttcagaaaagccatagagtaccacaacctacatcttataatagctaaagaagtaggagacaaatcCTCGGAGGCAATGGCCTACTGTTCAATAGGATTGGTTTTTGAGTTACAAGGTAGACTGTCAAAAGCCGTTGAACATTACCAAGCTAGCATAAacttattcaattccttgagagtacttctaatatctaaagatgagtggaaagttaattttcgaaatcagcatcaagtggcgtatacgggtttgtggagagttctcgtagaacaaggtaatgtagatgaagccttatttgttgctgagaaaggacgagctcaagctctgaccgacctcatggaatccagtttttgtGGTGGAACAAGTCCCCACAAGGGAGAAGATGAAGATtgcgcagttttaaaaaacgttccatcaaacactgtctttcaggcagtggacCAAGCTAacgtcaatctttgggttgtgtccgaaggaaaacaagttcagttaagacaaagtaaactcaaaggttttgtttcagagaatagtggatCTAGCCTgtcctttgagtcgttcatgctcggtgtctatacacaacttggtgttcgttctaatgtgagatgcgagaaccgatctttagatgctttgagggagggccgttcaaaagtggatgagaaaaccaaagaagccaaGCCTCAACCTCACATCCAACAAGACGGAtgcttgagcactttgtatgatatcgTTATGAAGCCGGTGGCGGACTTGATCGAAGGGGATGAGCTACTCATTATTcctgatggacccctgtggatcgctccttacgctgcattgaaggatggtaattctaaatacctgtgtgaatcgttcacaATTCGAGTCGCTCCATCGTTAGCAAGTCTTAGACTTATtgccgattgcccagatgattatcacaaaagcagtgatgcgttacttgtaggagatccgtgggtaTCCGAGGTTACTAACAGCGAGGGAAAGAAAGTCTTCGAGCAGCTTCAGTATGCTAaaaaagaagtagaaatgatcggaaaaattctgaatatcaaGCCAATCACTGGCAGTCAGgccacgaaacgtgaggtgttgaaaagactcagttccgtttccctagttcactttgcggcacacggatgtatggaaactggccaaattgctcttacacctgacccaGACCGAATATCTACTGTGCCAACGgaggaggattacattttaacaattggAGATGTGTTGAATGCTCAACTTCGGGCCAAACTTGTTGTGCTTAGTTGCTGCCACAGCGGCCggggcgagatcaaggctgaaggtgtggttggcattgcgcgcgcttttatgggggctggtgctcggtctATTGTGGCgtccctgtgggcgattgatgacgaggctactctTGAGTTCATGAAACACTTTTATCAACAACTTGCCGAAGGTAAGCCAGCAAGCgagtcactgaacctggccatgaaaagcctcagagaatcagacAAGTTCTGCGACATCAAACactgggcgccctttttgctgattggagatgacgtcactcttgacgagagaaaatttgaatatgaaatcacatga